A region of Deinococcus seoulensis DNA encodes the following proteins:
- a CDS encoding TAXI family TRAP transporter solute-binding subunit — MKKSTRQLTAVLVLGTAAAALAQGTTFLTIGSGSTTGVYFPVATGMAKMLNDAGSGVRANARSTGGSVFNVNAIASGELDAAVAQNDVVYYAYKGTGLQAFQGKANSKLRTMAVLYPEVLHVVARKDSGIKTIADLKGKRVVIGDLGSGTELTAKQVMEAYGLGFDDLGQALRVSPSQGISLMQDKRADALFYTVGVGASAIAQIAQTVDVNMVPVSGNQASSLLKKYPFYVRYNIPAKSYKGVGATVPSVAVQATLVTSTAMSEDAIYKAMKGIFDNEADLKGIHPSLATNFSYAKAVKGIPAPLHPGAVKFFKEKGLNVK; from the coding sequence ATGAAGAAAAGCACCCGTCAGCTGACCGCTGTTCTCGTTCTCGGTACCGCCGCCGCCGCCCTCGCCCAGGGCACCACCTTCCTGACCATCGGGTCGGGCAGCACCACCGGCGTGTACTTCCCGGTCGCGACCGGCATGGCCAAGATGCTCAACGATGCGGGCAGCGGCGTGCGCGCCAACGCCCGCTCCACCGGCGGCAGCGTGTTCAACGTGAACGCCATCGCCAGCGGCGAACTCGACGCGGCCGTCGCGCAGAACGACGTCGTGTACTACGCGTACAAGGGCACGGGCCTCCAGGCGTTCCAGGGCAAGGCGAACAGCAAACTGCGCACCATGGCCGTCCTGTACCCCGAAGTGCTGCACGTCGTGGCCCGCAAGGACAGCGGCATCAAGACCATCGCGGACCTGAAAGGCAAGCGCGTGGTCATCGGTGACCTGGGCTCCGGCACCGAACTGACCGCCAAGCAGGTCATGGAAGCGTACGGCCTGGGCTTCGACGACCTGGGGCAGGCGCTGCGCGTGTCGCCCAGCCAGGGCATCAGCCTGATGCAGGACAAGCGCGCCGACGCGCTGTTCTACACCGTGGGCGTGGGCGCCAGCGCCATCGCGCAGATCGCGCAGACGGTGGACGTGAACATGGTCCCGGTCAGCGGCAACCAGGCCAGCAGCCTGCTCAAGAAGTACCCCTTCTACGTGCGGTACAACATTCCCGCCAAGAGCTACAAGGGCGTGGGCGCGACCGTGCCCAGCGTCGCCGTGCAGGCCACCCTGGTCACCAGCACCGCCATGAGCGAGGACGCCATCTACAAGGCCATGAAGGGCATCTTCGACAACGAGGCCGACCTGAAGGGCATTCACCCCAGCCTCGCCACCAACTTCAGTTACGCCAAGGCCGTCAAGGGCATTCCCGCGCCGCTGCACCCGGGCGCCGTGAAGTTCTTCAAGGAAAAAGGCCTGAACGTCAAGTAA
- a CDS encoding amino acid ABC transporter ATP-binding protein, whose product MTHPSSPSLSKEAAGPAPLPGQTRARAGQKDGPPIIDAQNVHKHFGSFHALRGVNLTVQPGEVVVIIGPSGSGKSTFIRTINALDAHDGGSITVDGIPLNGRGNLDAIRREVGMVFQSFNLFPHLTVLENITLAPTRVRKATRADADRRGLDLLRRVGIEEQAHKYPAQLSGGQQQRVAIARALAMDPKVMLFDEPTSALDPEMIKEVLDVMKELALSGMTMLVVTHEMGFAREVADRILFFDQGNIVEDTTPENFYQNPQHDRAKQFLSKILGH is encoded by the coding sequence ATGACGCACCCCTCCTCCCCGTCCCTCAGTAAAGAAGCTGCCGGCCCGGCCCCCCTGCCCGGTCAGACCCGCGCGCGTGCCGGGCAGAAGGACGGACCGCCCATCATCGACGCGCAGAACGTGCACAAGCACTTCGGGAGCTTCCACGCGCTGCGCGGCGTGAACCTGACCGTGCAGCCCGGCGAGGTCGTGGTCATCATCGGGCCGTCAGGCAGCGGCAAGAGCACCTTCATCCGCACCATCAACGCCCTTGACGCGCACGACGGCGGCAGCATCACCGTGGACGGCATCCCCCTGAACGGCAGGGGCAACCTGGACGCCATCCGCCGCGAGGTCGGCATGGTCTTCCAGTCGTTCAACCTGTTCCCGCACCTGACCGTCCTGGAGAACATCACCCTGGCTCCCACCCGCGTCCGCAAGGCCACCAGGGCAGACGCCGACAGGCGCGGCCTGGACCTGCTGCGCCGCGTGGGCATCGAGGAGCAGGCGCACAAGTACCCGGCGCAACTGAGCGGCGGGCAGCAGCAGCGCGTGGCAATCGCCCGCGCCCTGGCCATGGACCCCAAGGTGATGCTGTTCGACGAACCCACCAGCGCCCTGGACCCCGAGATGATCAAGGAAGTGCTGGACGTCATGAAGGAACTGGCCCTGAGCGGCATGACCATGCTGGTCGTCACGCACGAGATGGGCTTCGCGCGCGAGGTCGCCGACCGCATCCTGTTCTTCGACCAGGGCAACATCGTCGAGGACACCACCCCCGAGAACTTCTACCAGAACCCGCAGCACGACCGCGCCAAGCAGTTCCTCAGCAAGATCCTGGGCCACTGA
- a CDS encoding MFS transporter: MTPSPARPWDRNERLGILNGWAVFTGDGFLNVSVVVVGFASRLGAPNWVIGLLPAIAAGGWMLPQLLVAARVRSLPFKLPVYRSAALVRTSTYVAMVLIAALLTGNPALCLALFVLAMLVNALASGVSGLPFLEVVSKTVPSARRPRFFGTRNLYGGLLAFGAGLLVRWILASDLPFPLNYALIFALGTAAFTFGYWVFGLVTEPADPPLARQGTRAEFRAIPDTLRDPHFRAFLTVRLLLAAASMSEPFFAVNALRELNYPAATLGVFVMALTGAAPLSNVVWQRVAERKGSRRIIRYASVFYGLAPLYAIAVGVLGLGAWAYLGVFVLSSVATQGFNLGHTNHLLNIAPEDARSRYIGTLNTLVGAALFTPVIGGLLADRVGYAPVFAVSGVLCAAAWWQCGKLRRDA, encoded by the coding sequence ATGACGCCCTCCCCTGCCCGCCCCTGGGACCGTAACGAGCGGCTGGGCATCCTGAACGGCTGGGCGGTGTTCACCGGGGACGGGTTCCTGAACGTGTCGGTGGTCGTGGTGGGCTTCGCGTCACGGCTGGGCGCGCCGAACTGGGTGATCGGGCTGCTGCCGGCCATCGCGGCCGGCGGGTGGATGCTGCCGCAACTGCTGGTGGCCGCGCGGGTGCGCAGCCTGCCGTTCAAGTTGCCGGTGTACCGCTCGGCGGCGCTCGTGCGGACCAGCACGTACGTGGCGATGGTCCTGATCGCGGCCCTGCTGACAGGCAACCCGGCGCTGTGCCTGGCGCTGTTCGTGCTGGCCATGCTGGTCAATGCCCTGGCGTCCGGCGTGTCGGGCCTGCCGTTCCTGGAGGTGGTCAGCAAGACGGTACCGTCCGCGCGCCGCCCGCGTTTTTTCGGAACGCGCAACCTGTACGGCGGCCTGCTGGCGTTCGGGGCGGGCCTGCTGGTCCGCTGGATTCTGGCGTCGGACCTGCCGTTCCCACTGAATTACGCGCTGATCTTCGCGCTGGGCACGGCGGCGTTCACGTTCGGGTACTGGGTGTTCGGACTGGTCACCGAGCCTGCCGATCCGCCCCTGGCGCGGCAGGGCACCCGCGCGGAGTTCCGCGCCATTCCGGACACGCTGCGCGACCCGCACTTCCGGGCGTTCCTGACGGTGCGCCTGCTGCTGGCCGCCGCCAGCATGAGCGAACCGTTCTTCGCCGTGAACGCCCTGCGGGAACTGAACTATCCGGCCGCGACGCTGGGCGTGTTCGTGATGGCCCTGACCGGCGCGGCCCCCCTGTCGAACGTGGTGTGGCAGCGCGTGGCCGAACGCAAAGGTTCGCGGCGCATCATCCGCTACGCCAGCGTGTTCTACGGCCTAGCGCCGCTGTACGCCATCGCGGTCGGCGTGCTGGGCCTGGGCGCCTGGGCGTACCTGGGGGTGTTCGTGCTGTCCAGCGTCGCCACGCAGGGCTTCAACCTGGGGCACACCAACCACCTGCTGAACATCGCGCCCGAGGATGCCCGCAGCCGCTACATCGGCACGCTGAACACCCTGGTCGGCGCGGCCCTGTTCACCCCGGTGATCGGGGGACTGCTGGCCGACCGGGTCGGGTACGCGCCCGTGTTCGCAGTCAGCGGCGTGCTGTGCGCCGCCGCGTGGTGGCAGTGCGGGAAACTGCGCCGCGACGCGTGA